Part of the Saccharomyces kudriavzevii IFO 1802 strain IFO1802 genome assembly, chromosome: 8 genome is shown below.
ACACTAAAATAAGCTGATAACAATCCCTAAATAGACATCTGTACGATTTCAAACTATTACCCGACACGGTAAGAACAATAAGATTCCATTCTATACTATTACAAAGCAGTTCGAACAGAAGATAATCCAGGTGCCATTCTGAATGCCCATGCAAACTTATTAGCTGTAAGTATATATAGTGCTGCCTACGATACCTGATCTTTCGAAATTTCTGGGAATTCTTGAGGCGAACAAGCAGCTTGGGACTGGCATTGGGGTTTTCGGTTTATGCCCCACTGTACATACGCTTTTTACGCTTGGGCATTTGGACGGATCTCTTCAATTCCTTGGAAACTTGTTCAGTCATGCTATAGCATTTCTGGTCCTATTGGTCCATTTCGAATTCACAGACCAAATAGTATAGTTTGCGCCTAGCTTCGTCTATGTCATTCAACATCCCTCTTTCATGTGGGTCCCTCCCAGAAATTGCATCCCTATAGATGTATTCCTATGATTCTTGTAGTATTAAAATGGCGAGCATTTGAACTTCTTTATTGAATCAGATAGTTTCTCTATCTTTTCTGCCATTTCCTGTCGATCCCTCCACTGCCCAACTTCATGCAGGTATTGTGCATCAGTTGACTGTGATCATTATGCGGCTTGCCTGACTTCCGTTAGATGTCTTGCTCTTTAAATTTTTATAGTGTTTTCTCTTGCAACAATAAGTTCTCCGTTGATAAAGCCTTTCTTTCCACTTCAGTAAGTTCATAATTATAGAGCTGATTATTTATGTCAATCATGGTACTGCCTTTAGAGCTTCCTATAAAAGAGGAATTGCACACTTTTTACTCTTTTATACTTTCGATTCTTTGACGCTGAAGCGGCTTTCCTATCTGGTCGAAATAAATCAATAACATGATGATGGCTTAATTACGATTGAACATCGCCTTGCTTTTGGCCAAAACTCCAACTACAAACACATCCTTTGTCTCAAGTTTTACCCATGGAGAAATCAATTTCACTGCAGTACTCTCCACcaagaaatacaaaagTTCACTATATGATATGGATCGTTTCAAAACCGattcatcttttcttgctttaCCTGTTGGGATAAAAAAACGCAGTAATTTGTCACCAATTCACATGAATTCTTCTCTCCTTTTATGGTCATTTTAGTGGCACTTACGCTTTGGAGagaacctttttttttctagcAGAAGTGATCAGGATAAATTACCATTCTTCGTATTCTTGATATTGCATAGTCAGTACCTCCAGCTGCTCATGTGTTAAAATGCCGAAGTGCTATTGACACACGCAATAAGGTGGTGCCATTTCAGGAACAAATATCGACGATGTTAAGAATACAACATCTCTTCACTCAGGATCGCTTGTATCACAATGAATCGTGAGATGTATCATTTTTATGGGCTACCACTTGTTAACTCGCCATATTCCCCCCAAAGTAGACTTGAAAATCATCGTTCCTCCTTATAAATAGCGCATCTGTAACATTGATCTAAATATGCACACATTGTGATGACAAGTGCTATTTGTTCTTTAGCCCACGTCTCATTTCGTGATAAATTTGAGCGCGAGCTTTTGTTTTAATTAATGACAAATATAGAAGACACATTCGATGAATACTAactagaaaaagaaggaacaAGGCCACCAAAAATGTTTGCGAACATTGGACTTAGGACTTTAAGGACTTCCAGGGGTCCTATATATGGTATGTTTGTTATTTTGCTCGCTGGTGTGCTTATTGCAAAGTTTGCGGGACATTTACTAATTGACTCAGAGGCTGGTATCTCTCGTATCATAGGGTCTTGCAGCCAAATCATCAACTTTTCCAAGAGAACCTTCTATTCGAGTGCCAAGAATGGCTACCAATCGAACAACAGTCATGGTGATACTTATAGTTCCAATGCACACACAGGACCATTTACCTACAAGACCGCCGTAGCTTTCCAACCCAAGGATAGAGACGATCAGATATACCAAAAGTTAAAAGATTCTATTAAATCGCCTACGGGGGAAGACAATTATTTTGCTACATCAAACAACATCCATGACATTTTTGCTGGCGTTGCAGACGGTGTTGGAGGATGGGCTGAACATGGATATGATTCTAGTGCCATTTCAAGAGAACTATGCAGAAAAATGGATGAAATAAGTACAGCTTTAGCAGATATGTCATCTAAGGAACCACTCTTAACgcccaaaaaaatcattgacGCTGCTTATTCAAAAGTTAAGGATGAGAAGGTGGTGAAAGTAGGCGGAACAACTGCCATAATGGCCCACTTCCCATCAAATGGTAAGTTGCAAGTTGCTAATTTGGGTGATTCCTGGTGCGGTGTCTTTAGAAGTTCGAAGCTTGTGTTCCAAACAGAGTTCCAAACCGTTGGGTTTAATGCACCCTACCAGTTGTCGATCATACCAGAAGAAATGTTGAAAGAAGCTGAAAGAAGGGGTAGCAAATATATTCTGAATACTCCCGCTGACGCTGATGAATATAGCTTCCaattgaacaaaaatgatattgTTATCTTAGCTACCGACGGTGTAACTGATAACATTGCCGCGGATGATATTgagctttttttgaaagataaCTCTGCCAGAACAAAGGATGAATTACAGCTGTTATCACAGGAATTCGTGAAAAACGTAGTTCGTTTAAGCAAAGACCCTAATTATCCTAGTGTTTTTTCTCAGGAGATTTCTAAACTAACCGGTAAAAACTACAGCGGCGGGAAGGAAGACGACATAACAGTGGTTTTTATAAGAGTTGACTAGCATATTCTTGCTTGATCTCTCGAAAGAGAGTGTGACTGAGAGTACAGCACCATAGATGGTATACTATATATAAGCCGAGCAATTCAATAGAACTAAAAATAAGTGAGCATATACAGTAGAAAATGGAACAATCTATATTCGCAAGCAATTTATCAATCAAAGGAGCGTTTTAGAACAAtccttttgattttgtctCTTTCGGTTTTcagcttttcttcttcttcaagaacATCAGAAACAAACTTCACATTCGTCGGTAACTGTAAAACTCTTGATTGCGTTTTCTTGCCACTCTTAGTCAAAAACGTAAAtgcaattttctttggattAGATGATTCTTCGTCGTTTTTCatattgaaagaaagcttttcattctttttcagcAATAAGGGATTTTGTACGCTAACCGGCTTTGGAATTACTGGTATTTTGCTAGCAACAACTTTTTCGCTCTTTCTTGCGTCTAAGGATTCTTGCATCATTTGTTGAAACTGCctttccaattcttcttctgcctttctttcttcttcatcttttaatttcttctcGTACTCTTCATACATTCGTTTCATTTCAATATCTCTGTCGGCGTCAAGGTCACCACCATATTCCAAATCAGAATCACTATCTtcgtcgtcatcttcatcttcgccACCATATTCGGAATCAGAATCActgtcttcatcttcatcttcatcgtcatcttcatcttcgtcttcatcttcatcctcgtcttcgtcttcgtcatcatccTCACTCTCATCATGCTTCTCTTGACATTTCCCTGGTACTGATTCAGTATCAGCCGCACTTGTCTCCACTTCCTCATCTTCTCCTAATAAATCGacaccatcatcattttcatcatcatcatcatcatcatcatcatcatcatcatcattttcatcagcACTTACATCAATGGAAACTGCGCTTACAATACCGCCACCAGTGCTTGCCGAAGATCCTTCCGATTCGGTCTCTCTGCTTTTTATAGTGTTTAATGATTTCAGTAAAGTTTCCAGCTTCAGAGCACTTTCGACCAGGTTTTCTGATCTTTCAAACTTGGAGTTGTcgaaaatattttcataCTTTTTGAATGTGCTGGAAACCCTGAACTGTGTCTCTTTAGGTAAAGGCTGATCTTTGGTAAAAATGTAATATTCCAAAAACCTTAACAAAATTTTGCACTTTTTAGTAAAGGCAGCAGGTGTCCTGTTGATATTTAGTAGAATTGTAGTAACCAGCTGAATTCTGAAGTAATTATTTGGTAGATCTGAATCATTCAGATAAAAAGGATTGGGTTGGTTATTTACGTGACCGAATCTTATAATGTGATAAATGGTATCTAACAAAACGTCGGATTTTATCATTTCATAGTTAAAGATCTCAGTTAAATACCTCACGTTCGATATCCTATGCATATTTTGTCCATAATCGTTGATCTCTAAGCCCCGTTCAGTGTTTTCTAATATTTGATCTATACACTTGATGACAAAGTCACGGTGATAACTGTATAGACCACCTAGAACTTTAGTTAGTAGGGGAACATTTTGGTAACTTACCTTATGTGgctttgaaaacaaagaaaatagtgTTTTCTGAATAGCTGAATCAGCCCAGTGGGCTTTACGAACCAGCTTTACGACATGCTTGAAATCTAGGTTACTTAGTTCACTTCTAATCAGAATACGATAAAACTGTTGTTCTAATGTAAGCGTTTTTATTGCAACATTCAAAGACTTAACAGACGGAGGGTAAAGTAAAGTGATTATGTTTTCCAGCGCACCTTTCATGTTCATGTTCAATTGTCTATCATTCTTTTTGTCTCTGATTAATTGGaccattttttccattaatTCCTTATATTCTGGTTTATTTAGTAGGAATTTTCCTGAGTGTTCCAATAGAATGGTCAAAATTTCCACATTATTTGGCACTTGCATATTCATAATTAATGTTCTAATCTTGTGGAAAATCATAAATGACGGTATTAATAGAAACTTGATCATTTCaccaaagaagatgatattttttacATTAATCTTATTAGAATGCAGTTGGTTCCTAAACCCATTATCCAGGTAGTTAATAAATTCGGAGACGATCTCTGGCATGTATTTACTGTTTGTTGCAATAAATCTGGAATATACTGGCAATTTGCTCCAGTCTTGTGTTtccatgaaaaatttcaatattcGGTTTCTTGTGGCTTTATTATCCAAAAGCGACGACCAATATCTGATCGAGAGCTCATCAATTATATCTTTAGAGTCTGCCATTTCTAAATCTGCAAAGAATagattgatatttttggaGTTCGTATTTGAatctttttcagttttggTGGGTTGTGATTCTTCCACGGCCTCGGAGATATCTGGTAAAACCTCGTAAAATTTCCTTGCGTCTTCGTTTTCCCACAATCGTTGATTCGGTGGTAACATCTGGTTCGTGATCATTGGAGAAGCAATTTCTTTCAGATCATCATTAGAAACGCCTTCGAGTTTTGGAGTTTCtagcttgaaaaattctccCAAGGTAACCGCGGAACTCTTGAATCTGATGAATATCGGAAGTAGCTCATCGTACTCATCTATGTACTCGTCTCTCAACTTTCCCGTTCTTATCTGGCATTTTTGATGTTCCCTTTGTAGTTTATTCACCCTTTTATGCAGTTCTGAGGCCCTAGAAAAGGTAGCATCtataaaaattttgaacaaagatTGCAAGGTGCATTTCAAGTTTGAATCCGAAATCAAGTCATCCCAAGAATTATTGTCATCATGGAAAAAAGGTGcgaatttcttgatgaacGCTGTCGCAATAGTGGTGGTAAAACCCAGTTTGAACTTGTAATTAAGTACCTCCCTTAAGATGCTAAATAGTAAGGGATCTTTTTTgccaattttcttctgtaGAAAGTTTGGTATGGTGTCTTTTGACTCAGCATCATCCAATGTCCTGAAAACTCCAACTAAGTAAAGTTCGGTGAACACACGGAGATTTCCTTTGATTCTACTTATCCTTTGAAGTTCATCTCTTTCCGACTCAATGTCAACTGAAGGATTCTCAAATGCTTGTAAAAAAGCGCCCAAAAGAAGACCAGTGAACCGAATATTGAATCTTTGATGAAGCCCACTTATAATTTCAACAGCGGCAATTACGTCGTCGTTTTTATTTGGAACGTTCAGCAGACACTCAGTCACGGTAACTATTATCTCCGAAAGATACTTTTCTAAGGAGGCCTCACCTAGATCCTTCAGTAATGAGGCTTCTGAACCTTTTACAAATCccttttttaatttttttatgaaaCCAGTGTTTCTCTTTATACTTGAGTCTAATTTCTTACTTTTCAAGGGGAAGACTTCCTCGCCATTCCAAGCTCGGGCATTTAACTCATGTAattccctttttcttccatcCTGGTAACATGTAAATGGTGCCGTAGTTCCAGAACCAATAAAAGAAGTTAGTATAAAACCCTAAGAAGGCAAAAAGACCGATCTGGCGACAAAACGCAATCTTTAACATACGTCCATAATTTCTGTCCAACGTATTATCAGTGCAAATCCAATATCAGCTTATCTAAACATTTAAGTAGATTGATACGGTTCACGGTAAAGCAAAACTAGCCTCAACAccatttcaaatttataaTCGagtataatttttcaatggatAC
Proteins encoded:
- the PTC7 gene encoding type 2C protein phosphatase PTC7 (similar to Saccharomyces cerevisiae PTC7 (YHR076W); ancestral locus Anc_5.362); amino-acid sequence: MFANIGLRTLRTSRGPIYGSCSQIINFSKRTFYSSAKNGYQSNNSHGDTYSSNAHTGPFTYKTAVAFQPKDRDDQIYQKLKDSIKSPTGEDNYFATSNNIHDIFAGVADGVGGWAEHGYDSSAISRELCRKMDEISTALADMSSKEPLLTPKKIIDAAYSKVKDEKVVKVGGTTAIMAHFPSNGKLQVANLGDSWCGVFRSSKLVFQTEFQTVGFNAPYQLSIIPEEMLKEAERRGSKYILNTPADADEYSFQLNKNDIVILATDGVTDNIAADDIELFLKDNSARTKDELQLLSQEFVKNVVRLSKDPNYPSVFSQEISKLTGKNYSGGKEDDITVVFIRVD
- the NMD2 gene encoding Nmd2p (similar to Saccharomyces cerevisiae NMD2 (YHR077C); ancestral locus Anc_5.363), yielding MDDGRKRELHELNARAWNGEEVFPLKSKKLDSSIKRNTGFIKKLKKGFVKGSEASLLKDLGEASLEKYLSEIIVTVTECLLNVPNKNDDVIAAVEIISGLHQRFNIRFTGLLLGAFLQAFENPSVDIESERDELQRISRIKGNLRVFTELYLVGVFRTLDDAESKDTIPNFLQKKIGKKDPLLFSILREVLNYKFKLGFTTTIATAFIKKFAPFFHDDNNSWDDLISDSNLKCTLQSLFKIFIDATFSRASELHKRVNKLQREHQKCQIRTGKLRDEYIDEYDELLPIFIRFKSSAVTLGEFFKLETPKLEGVSNDDLKEIASPMITNQMLPPNQRLWENEDARKFYEVLPDISEAVEESQPTKTEKDSNTNSKNINLFFADLEMADSKDIIDELSIRYWSSLLDNKATRNRILKFFMETQDWSKLPVYSRFIATNSKYMPEIVSEFINYLDNGFRNQLHSNKINVKNIIFFGEMIKFLLIPSFMIFHKIRTLIMNMQVPNNVEILTILLEHSGKFLLNKPEYKELMEKMVQLIRDKKNDRQLNMNMKGALENIITLLYPPSVKSLNVAIKTLTLEQQFYRILIRSELSNLDFKHVVKLVRKAHWADSAIQKTLFSLFSKPHKVSYQNVPLLTKVLGGLYSYHRDFVIKCIDQILENTERGLEINDYGQNMHRISNVRYLTEIFNYEMIKSDVLLDTIYHIIRFGHVNNQPNPFYLNDSDLPNNYFRIQLVTTILLNINRTPAAFTKKCKILLRFLEYYIFTKDQPLPKETQFRVSSTFKKYENIFDNSKFERSENLVESALKLETLLKSLNTIKSRETESEGSSASTGGGIVSAVSIDVSADENDDDDDDDDDDDDENDDGVDLLGEDEEVETSAADTESVPGKCQEKHDESEDDDEDEDEDEDEDEDEDDDEDEDEDSDSDSEYGGEDEDDDEDSDSDLEYGGDLDADRDIEMKRMYEEYEKKLKDEEERKAEEELERQFQQMMQESLDARKSEKVVASKIPVIPKPVSVQNPLLLKKNEKLSFNMKNDEESSNPKKIAFTFLTKSGKKTQSRVLQLPTNVKFVSDVLEEEEKLKTERDKIKRIVLKRSFD